The Silurus meridionalis isolate SWU-2019-XX chromosome 26, ASM1480568v1, whole genome shotgun sequence region atgtttagtgaactgttggccttctggaaagtatgttggtagcggctccttttgctttaattattgCCTCAATTCAGCGTGGCAtagaggtgatcagtctgtggcactgctgaggtggtatggaagcccaggtttctttgacagtggcctttttttgcattttttggtctcttgtttctcattttcctcttgacaataccccatagattctctatggatTTAAAATCTGGtaagtttgctggccagtcaagcacatcAACACCATgctcatttaaccaacttttggtgcttttggcagtgtgggcaggtgccaaatcctgctggaaactGAGAttagcatctccataaagctggtcaccAGAGGGAAGCataaagtgctctaaaacttcctggtagacagctgtgctgaccttggacttgataaaacacagtggaccaaaaccagcagatgacatgactccccaaaccaccactgactgtgcaaactttacactggacctcaagctaCTTGGATTCTgttcctcttctctcttcttccagactctgggaccttgatttccaaatgaaatgcaaaatgttttgtcaggtaagacacctctgacattgtctctggttcagaagTGTCTTGACAACATGAATGCATCAATTGTAGCCCACGGATACGTCTGTGcctggtggctcttgaagcactgactccagcagCAGTCCACTCTTCGTGATTCACCCCCAAATTCTTAAATGGGCTtcgtttcactttttttttactacatttttcCCTTcgattcaactttccattaatgtgcttggatacagcactctgtgaacagcagcttctttagcgatgaccttttgggTCTTTTGTGCCTTCTGTataactgtcaagtcagcagtcttacCCCATgcttgtgtagcctgaaccagactgagacaccatttaaaggctcaggaaacctttgcaggtgtttggatttaatgagctgattagagtgtgacaccacgagtctccaatattgaactttttcacaatattctaattttctgaggTACTGAatttttgggttttcattagctgtaagccataaatcatcaagattaaaagaaataaacacctgaaatatatatcagtctgtgtgtgatgaatctatagaatataaaaaatttcactttttgtatcgaattactaaaataaataaactttttattgatGTTCTAATTTATCGAGATGCACCTGTACTTGGCTTGTCTAATCTTGCATGGTGAAAAATGGTAGCAGGCCACGCGTTCAGATAAACAAATGACAGTCAATATGAgctatttttcttaaaaaaaattaaaataaaaaaaacacaaaaacaactcCACTATAACTCAGTAAAACGAATAGACTTTAGTGCTTATTTACCATTGCTTCATTGGATTCAGAAAACATCACTTTAATATCTTGTAGATGTTTCAAGATTGGCTCATCGGCTTCCTAATAAGAGAAAACCATTACATGTTGCATTAAAAACCCCAAAGAACTACGAGTTATTTACATACATGCAAACACTAAGTGAACCCTCCTCCAAACCAAAtgctcactctcacacactttccttTTCATAAACAAATATTCAACACCAACTTTACTTTACTTCTTGACAAACCTGTGAGGCAGTGTGCTGATCTGGTATTTTGGACTATAAACCACATTCTGTCCTTTTAtcaaaaatcaattaaaataaagacaatGTGGAAAAACGAATGACGTCATCCGCAGAAAAAGCTTGCTGACTCACCTGTAGCATATCACTCAGCATGTCCACACTGCGGAATATAGTGAGCCAGAATTCAGGAATTCCTTTGGGATTTTCCTCGGCACTGCCCTCCTCTTGGGCTTTCTTCTCATCTATGGAGGCTTTCTTCTGTAGCTCATCCTGAAAACACCAGTCAGGCTCTGATTACAAGATTACAACCATCTTTGTTGAGTTCAGAAACATCAGCCCTACATACTGTTTTAGGTAGGAATGTCAGAGACTGACTCCTGATTATCATCTGTACTTCGAAGtacaaagaaatacaaaagggaaagaaaaaaaaaaaaaaaaaaggtacatgaACAGCATATTTGACTCTTTCATAATCTaagaatttatgaatttttggAGGGAGGGACAATGATGCcagaataaatgaaaacacaatacaaaataaaacatttggccCATTTTATACCATTCCTGGTAAGAATGTGGTGTGAACACTGCTTTCATCAGAAAGACACAAATTCAAAtctgcggtgtgtgtgtgtgtgtgtgtgtgtgtgtgtgtgtgtgtgtgtgttttctcagtgGGATGCTGTTAACGCAGAACTTAGACTTGGtcgtttattatttttgaaatgAACGCTCCGCTCAGGTATAAACTATGAAAAAATGTGTAGAGACGTTGCAACATGTCATGATGAGCCTGCTGTAACATATGCCATGCAGTGTTAATACTCACTGCCAGCTCTTCATCCTCGTGATCACTCTGCCATTCACATTCCTCATCAGTGGGCTCCACTGCACCAGTTACAATGCTTTTCCTCTGCAGCCAAAcaaagtggaagaaaaaaataaacacaccacAGTAAAACAGGAAATGGATTATTTAAAGCTTTCAAACACTCATTCACTGTGTTTCAGATGAAAACGTTTTAAACTGTgtctaaataaaatttaaaaaagaaaaatgtgttgagtgttttgtattgatatATTTTCACCATCGACAGGATAAAACTGATCCCCTTTCGGAGTACCAGCAACCTTAACATTTAATCTCAGCTGTAGAACTATTAAGACTTCAACTACCTAAACCACAAGAGGACAAGTTCCTACTGGCTCCTGATTCACCCTATTAGAATTGTGCAAACCTCAATCTGAATAAAGCTGTGAACTAAACATGCCTTCTGTCTGCTATAGTTAACATTCAATGCTGGGACTCACCTTGTCAAACAGTGGTTGGTATAAAGCAGCGTACTTTCTTTCCAGCTCGTGTACCTCCTCGTAAAATTTGGCTTCTATGTGTGCACTCTTGACTTGCAGATTTTTTAAGGCATTGACTCTTCTCCTGACGGACACTGGTAAGCTACAGGGACATGAAAGAGAGGAGGGGTGGTTTAAGAATGGATAAACATCTGGTTCTGTAGAGCTGGACCAAAAGATTTTCCAGCAGCAAGAAGTTTCTTGGACACCAGAAcatgtgctaaataaataaagccatGTATAACTAGGACATGGAGTGCCTtggtgaaaatacaaatattcccTTTAGTAACCAAACGATGTTAGGCGGAAATGGGAAATATTTCCTATCAACTTCCTCGTTTGtaaactcaaattaaaaaaatagtccaatttctttttaaatcaaatgtgtTACATTACAGTGGGGAACATTATCCTGACCTCTCCATGATTGAAGGACTCTGTGTTAAGTTGTCTAGTCTGTCCTGAAGAGCTGCCAGTGCCTGTGGGTTCTGCATCACCAGATCGCCCACCGTACCTGCAAACAAAAGGTGGTTATCAGTACCCAGAAAAAGAGCCTTTTATCTGGGAAATTCGGCCCAGTTTGTTATTCAAAGCAGCAGTGAAGGTCAAGTGACACCAGGCAAAGTTttaaaaacagcacaaaaaaacCATTACATTTtgaatcaaataaatgtttcccTTTGTGTGAGCTTTCTAAagtttgtaaaaagaaaaagcaggcaacacaaaaaaaaaaaaaaaaacccaccattgtgtttgaccagttacagGAACAAATTGAACAATAAAATGTTGAGgcagtctttattatttttgactGAAGATATGGAAATGTGAGAAGGTTAAATATATTGTTGTGATACACTCAGAGGTTGAACAATTAATAAGTAAGTCACTTTTATCAGCACCTTTTTTAAGATGGAAATTGAGTCAAGATCAGCACACCAGTCAAAACATTAACAATGTGGGATGTGGAGAAGGGACAGCTAAGGCTTCTTAGGGATATCAGATCATTTTGGTCTATACTAGAAGTCGTTCCAAAGAGATATATTACAGTTGACATTTTAATTTGTCTTCCCAACATTAAATTCTGTAGCTCTTATATACAATGCATAAAAGTAGCAGGACTACAgacatgcacacttttttttttaacctgagaCTAGTTGAACAGCTTTCTCTGCCCCTTCTATTTGGGAACCATTATACCAGCTAGAACATTTTCTAAAGACTAATTAGCTTTTGGCCTGTCAGATAGTGAGGGATCATATTCTGCTCTTTTGAATGATACGGAATTTTGTTACAATGCGGCAGTGTACAGATTTCAGATGTATCCCCGAGTCTGTGTGAAAGACAGATTGGAAAGGAATCCAATTCTTCATAAAAGTTTTAGAATGAAACGTTATACCACCCTGTGACAGAATACAATCTCAAAATAATCACACGTCGCACGACTTAACAGAAAGAACAACAGTCCACCAGCTGATAAATATTTCAGCCTTCGACATCACGGTTACTTTACCTTTGGCTTCAGCCTTATCACTGTCCATCTTATAATACACAGCTCGAATGATCTGTGAAGAGgataagtttttgtttttatattaagtaTGTCATCATAAAAATACATGTTTTatgtcaaatataaaaatatacaatttttgttattttaaaaaggacaaactgcatgagaaagaaaaaactttaagtgaataaaaaatctGAGTGACAATTCAGCCAACAATCCATCttaaaaacaaactaaagactacataacatttttaagagaactttattaatcccaaagggaaattgtaattattacatatCCCAatttgttaggaagctggagcCTGAGCACAGGGTCGGCCGTGGTACGATGCCCCAGGAGCAGAAGGGGGTTAAGTGCCTTTGCTCAGGGGCTTAACAACAGCAACTTGTTGGTGCTGGAGCTTGAACCCCAACCCTTATGATCACTAAACCAGAGACTTAACTACTAAGCCACCAGTCGAAAAATTTAATTGGCCTCAATGTTTTCCCAATATGAAAACATCACTAAACACAAAACTTCAGTCAACAACTGAGATTTGATCACCGCATCATGTTAAGATATGTGCATCTGAGAGAAATGTCACCATGTGAAACACCTCTGCACGTCAGATCATTgttagttagctagctagctaaaacACTAGCTAGTAGGCACGCAGCGTCCAGCGTTTTCTCAGTTGCCTAGCAACACACCCCTCGACCTGCGCGGCCGTGTTGACGTCTGATGAAGGAAACAAAACACGCAACAAAAACCCTAAAACAATTCACTGCGAATCGGCAAATTAGTGGTATATTGTTACCGTTTTTTGTGGATTTTCTCCAAAAGGATGAGCGTTTATTTTCGGAAATATTTACGACATCACAGGAAACCGCTAACTCAATCCTATGACGCAACTCAGCCAACTCCGCTAGCTCTCGAAGTTAGCTCAAGGCTAGAGCTAGAACCGTTCTGTTCAGCATCCGGTTACAAATACTCTAGAAGTTTTTTATAGTTGTGTGGACAAATAGGCGAAAATGTGCATCGAGTGTTTGTTTACGTCACCGGTTATTACAACTGGCTAATATTTCACTCTAACGTCAAAACCAAATAATAAGCTTCAGGGCGGCACCGCAGGATTTCACCTCACCAGCTAGCTAGTTACTCCactgatttatttctctttcttgtaTTACAACATTTAGGAATGAAGCCTAACTAACcggtttacatttaattataaacGCTTAACGAACAGCCGTGACGAGTCCAAACCTGGTTTGAATTGTACAAGTCGTCCAGTTGCTGATGTGCTAACAAATGATCCGCTTTACTATTTACACTCAGCCAAAGTGAGCTAGCAAAGATCCACACAGTTACTTCAAGAGACTAACCCTAGCTAGCTAACTCGGCTAATACAGCACTAACAGTACAAAGAGCTCTGTCAAAGAGAACAGAAAACAACCCGATAACGCGAAGAACGACGTACAGTACAATTTTATACCTTTCCGAGGAAAATCCAGTTATCAAAAATGTGTATTTCGGAGCTTCCAGCTTTCTTACCTTACACAGAGCTGTTATTCTTTACATGGATACTTTCAGTACTTTGTGTCAATGCTACAGCCAGCTGATAGCAGCGCCACCTGGTGTCGGCGATAGTAAAAGCAGCACAATCAGCGTGTATAAAAGCGGTTTTTGGGCCACGTTTGTGTCTTAACACAATAGATTGCAGTGATCAATAGTGCTGGCCATTCTTTTCCAGGATCAAATAGCCAAGTCATGCACAAAATGAGACCAGATCGTGTGATAGATTATTATGCACATATTAATTGTTGCATTTATTTGCATAAGGATTTTTTTGGGATTATGTTTAGAATAAAGTTTGATCAGAATGCATAACACTTGATAGAAAATGgattagattgtgtgtgtgactgatcacacacacatgtgagtTGATCAAAGGTGCAAATGTCCACCTTAGATTTGTAGTCTGAAAGAGGCCTCACTGTTTTTGCCAGATATGATCTCCGTATAATGGGCTCAGCTAATATGTAAAGACGATGGTTAAACAACAGAGATGATGCCGGCtgatttttcatatattttatgcatcccccccccccccccccccccacacacacacacacacagacacacacacaccagactaataaaaagatttttttagacAGCCCATAGAGGTTAATGAAATAGCATTAGCAGGACATTTCTTCCTGTAGTTGAAGACTGATGTACTAATGTTTCTGGGATGGACTTGTCCATATTGACAaatataataagtaaataaatcatacattttaaaagctcTTACCAAAAGATAACCAGActctaaaagtgtaaaaaacccaaacatgttTGAAATTCAGATCCCTGTTCAATGCATGAGTTCGACTGAATTAGGCAACACAttctaaaaatgtcttttttttccccttttttttccccttacttttaaataaagtaatgatttttttaacaccGGAGGGAAAAAGCACAAATCACTTTTTTATGATactttacaaaatgtttattagtCACATAAAATAAGTCAGTGACTGCTTTCAATGCAAAaatgaagagggaaaaaaaactttccaaaaTGTCAACTAAAGGAAGTCTGATGTACAAAGTTTAACACCACAAAAAGGTAAAGATAAAAGAAGTTAGATCACAGAATAATAGACACACTTCTGGATCGAATAAACATCAGCtacactgataataataataaatgtaatcataTATAATGAGGATTATAGAGACAGAAATCATAAACTCACTGAGTCttttaaaaagtgaaagaaaatagTAAGAAAAGAAATTGCCTTGTGTTTTATAACACAATTTTTgttcaaatcacattttttgttgtttgaatCTTGGGGTTTAAAAGCACTTAGAATAAACTTTTGgggtctttttttaattgtttcgAACAAACAAATTAGTGCAATATAATAATGTACCTCTAAAGCTTGGACCAatttaagatgttggatttccAGATTCATATCCTTGTCCATGACAGAAAGATATGTCTCCTGACATAACACCTTTAATCATACACTGTGTTTTCTCATTGTTCTTAATATACATagtataaacaaacaaacaaacaaactacatAGAAACATGCAATAAACTTTTGTACATGAAGATTAAATCTCCTGGCACGCTGCATATTTGCTGGCTTCTGATAAATACAAGTTTAATAACTACGACGACCACAACGATAACTACATCTACATATAACATTAAACAGTGCCTGTAATTCTTCACATACAAGTTTGATATATACAAACACGCTTAAAATTATTGGATTACTTTAACAGTCTTCTGCACTGCATATTTTTATACTAGTTAATATATAAGTAGTGTGTTCTTTACACATTCTTTTAGTAAGTTTTAGTGCTACATGGCAAATTTCAtgttacaaattacaaaaacaatcgAGTGCCTATAAAAACGCtgcaaaacaaattttttaaattttttaaattagtaaataaaggtataaaatctccaaataaaaaaatcccctTAATTTCCAGATCTTTTCTTTGGTTTGGAGGGGCAGTAAGGCTGAGATGTAATATGGTgagcaaaaaatgtatattgtatttttacatCAGGCACAAGAAAATTAGCTGCATGCTATATACCATTTCTACACAATCTTCTCTATAGAGTGTATATAAGCATTGGCATTATTTGAGCCCAGTAATTTTGTTAGCTATGATTATGCTCAAATTCCAGGGTTCACAGCTTGACACAGTGGTAATCATCAAATCTTATTTCTGTAAGAGTGCATAGTAACTAAACCAAAAGTCACACATTggtaacattaaaaaatattcagcaAACATTGCACTTCTTATAATGACAAATCAATCCACTTgatataaatgttgttttttttcttttgcaaaacATCGAAGATGTAAAAAgtttacaaaaaatttaaagtttatgtattcaattgtaaaaaaaaataggaaatcaACTGATTTAAAATGCATAGGTAATAACATTTCTAGATTGATCACATCcaaagtaaaaacattttaaattcctTAACGTTATTTGAGACCTAATTTTGCATTTTATCCAAACTGGATCTAGACTGGATTTGCTACTCGAGAGGACCGTACTTTGTAACAATCACTAAAACTGGTTATAAGTATAaaggttttacaaaaaaattaataaataaaaacatttattgtgtgACTGCACATGCTTCAGTGTTAAAAGTGCGGATTAAAACTTTAAGAACATtacatgtttctttttctttcatgccCTTAAAATGAACAACATTTAAGCGTCTTAATGATTGTTAATAAAACCCTACTGGTTAAATGCAtcatttattgaattgaatctCTCAGCTAGAACTTAGGGAACCCTGAGatataaaattaatgtaattatgcatgaattcaaataaataatgaaattacaATGATCAGAATGCCAATTATTTTCATAAGGCCAATACTTTTGGactttaaatcattaaaactacgcactgtattttgtttaaatgccaATTCCCactgttaaatatttatatgtaagtttcacaatataattacattatataaaagaCAACAGGCATAATCATCTTATATGTTATATTCCTACATTTtatgatacatttattttttcattactaTATTGTAATTCATTTATGTACCTGGAAGCACCTATTTCACATTTGCAATGCTAAATTACATGAGCAATTGAATCACAGTACATCAGACAGCTTGACCTCTTAATAGAAGTTTGTTAAGTagcaagcattaaaaaaaaagttattttaattttatttacacaaagaTACCTTGCCTGCAAGGTGTGCAGAAATATcccttgtttttttggttttattttggaaaactgttTAATAATCAATTTgttattttacataatttttagGAAGCAGtaaaattgattattttttaaagactaGAATCctggtttattttaattttcccTTTCCAGTATTTAAACATGTGTAGAGAGAAATTCAACACCTCAATTTGATCAAAGGTGCACAGAACAActtaggtaaaaaaaacatttgtggatAATTTCTGTTCATTTCAGGAACTGAGACCAGCAATTCACTGCAACACTGCTTTGTGTAAACTAAAACActtatagataaataaaaacatcagctATTAAAACAATGCAAACTACTATTTAACCCAACATTTCCACTGTTGCCTGGTCCTTGCTCTCCAACCAATCAAAACTAGCAGAATTTACAGTGTCGCTGCAAATCTGTTGAAAAATTGGGTCATTCTTTAGTTCTTCCAGTGTCTGTTCTTCATACTGTACTTGCTGCTGACTTGATGCTGGATCAAAAAGAAGGTTTGCATCTAAAGAGTTTAAATCATTCATGCTACTGGAGAGTTCAGAGGTCAGTTGCATATCACTCGGAAACTCTGAACCCACAGTGCCAAGTTTGGTTCCCTGGCCTGAAAGCTGTGAGACAGTGTTTAAGTCTTCATCTAACAAGTCTTTATCAgttgtactgaaaaggaaagaCTGCTGGTGCTGATGTTGCTGGAGGCCATGCTGTGGTGGAACCATCAAGACCTGATTTTGCTGGTCTTCAAACAGCTGCTTGTTCTCTTCTAAGACTGACTGCTCTTGAGTCTCCCTTGAGAAGCTTATTTGCTCCCCTCCATTGTTCTTCATGAGATAAGCAGGCTTTGTGTATTTGTAAGCCGAGGAGCCAGCCGAGTTAATGGCACTGGAAGGAAAACCAGGAACAGGGGATGCTTCCAGAATTTGTGAGAGGTTCATACGAGCAGTGTAACTGGATGGCATATTGTTCATGCCAAGTCCACGTACGACATTATCTCCATCACTATCCATCTTGTTGAGCAGGACATTCGTAATGTTTTTAGGGTTGTTTGTCTGACCACTGGCTTGCATAGGCATTACTTCTGTCTGCATCATCACAGTAAGTGGCACTGACTGACTCCTCTGCGCCATGCAAATACTAACGCTAGTATTTGCTTGACTGTTAGCGAAGATATTCAGCACTTCCGGTGTCACTGGTGAATTGAAAGGAGAGACCACATAACGGCGGACATTGGGATTTGGGGTTCCACTTAGGTTTCGCTGCCTGACTGCTGGGCTGACACTGCGGCAGCGGAATGACGCAGAGGAAGTACTGGTTTTGTTATCAAGAGGGGCTGGAACAGCAAATCCCTCCTGTTTGTTAAGGTTTGCCATGCTAGCCACCTGCTGCTGGACTGGTGAAATAGGTGTCAAGCGACTTATGTGTATGTCATGGTGCCTGACTGGTGATGGATATGTCTGGCCAGGAATGGCAAAAGCGTGAGGTTTTCTGAACTGGTTATCTACCAGATTCTGGTAGTTTGGCAGAATATTAATTCCATTGCTAGAATTGCTACTACTGCTATTGTAGTTATTATTCATCCAGTCCAACTTCGCTTTATCTGGGTGGGTGGCCATTGGTCTTTGCATCGGCTTGACTGGACTGGATG contains the following coding sequences:
- the nap1l4b gene encoding nucleosome assembly protein 1-like 4b isoform X1; translated protein: MDSDKAEAKGTVGDLVMQNPQALAALQDRLDNLTQSPSIMESLPVSVRRRVNALKNLQVKSAHIEAKFYEEVHELERKYAALYQPLFDKRKSIVTGAVEPTDEECEWQSDHEDEELADELQKKASIDEKKAQEEGSAEENPKGIPEFWLTIFRSVDMLSDMLQEADEPILKHLQDIKVMFSESNEAMSFTLEFHFEPNSYFKNTVLTKVYKMKSEPDADDPFSFEGPEIIDCEGCEIEWYKGKDVTVKTIKKKQKHKGRGIVRTVTKQVPTDSFFNFFNPIKVSPDSELDEDSEITLATDFEIGHFFRERIVPRAVLYFTGEALEDDESFEEEELDEGEEEDQEDDIEEDDEEGDTKSGEAQPAECKQQ
- the nap1l4b gene encoding nucleosome assembly protein 1-like 4b isoform X2, which encodes MDSDKAEAKGTVGDLVMQNPQALAALQDRLDNLTQSPSIMESLPVSVRRRVNALKNLQVKSAHIEAKFYEEVHELERKYAALYQPLFDKRKSIVTGAVEPTDEECEWQSDHEDEELADELQKKASIDEKKAQEEGSAEENPKGIPEFWLTIFRSVDMLSDMLQEADEPILKHLQDIKVMFSESNEAMSFTLEFHFEPNSYFKNTVLTKVYKMKSEPDADDPFSFEGPEIIDCEGCEIEWYKGKDVTVKTIKKKQKHKGRGIVRTVTKQVPTDSFFNFFNPIKVSPDSELDEDSEITLATDFEIGHFFRERIVPRAVLYFTGEALEDDESFEEEELDEGEEEDQEDDIEEDDEEGDTKA